The Euleptes europaea isolate rEulEur1 chromosome 19, rEulEur1.hap1, whole genome shotgun sequence genome includes a window with the following:
- the IFT20 gene encoding intraflagellar transport protein 20 homolog produces the protein MAKGILGEAGLHFDELNKLRVLDPEVSQQTVELKEECKAFVDKIAEFKKTVGNFIELVDQQAKAAENEKIKAIGARNLLKSITKQREAQQQQLQALIAEKTTQLERYRVEYETLCKTEVDQNEFIDQFIFQK, from the exons ATGGCCAAAGGCATTCTGGGTGAAGCTGGTCTCCATTTTGATGAGCTGAATAAACTGAGGGTTTTGGACCCAGAGGTGTCTCAGCAAACAGTAGAGCTGAAAGAAGAATGCAAAGCCTTTGTGGACA AAattgcagaatttaaaaaaactgtggGAAACTTCATTGAGCTGGTCGATCAGCAAGCAAAAGCAGCTGAAAATGAGAAGATTAAG GCAATAGGGGCCCGAAACTTGCTGAAATCTATCACGAAGCAGAGAgaggctcagcagcagcagcttcaggCACTAATAGCTGAGAAGACAACCCAGCTGGAAAG GTATCGCGTGGAATATGAAACACTTTGCAAAACAGAAGTGGACCAGAATGAGTTCATCGACCAGTTCATATTCCAGAAGTAA